From a region of the Pukyongiella litopenaei genome:
- a CDS encoding DegT/DnrJ/EryC1/StrS family aminotransferase: MTERFAEKSAEVFSGSFTQQEPIPDEAIEAALAVLRHGRLHRYNLADGEAGETALLEQDFAAMTGARYCLAVASGGYALATALRALGVRPGDAVLTNAFTLAPVPGAIASLGARPVFVGVTDDLTIDLDDLSAKAGQAGVLLLSHMRGHICDMDRLMEICTGAGLRVIEDCAHTMGAAWNGVPSGRHGDVACYSCQTYKHVNSGEGGLLITDDEDIAARAVMLSGSYMLYERHLAAPAPGAFAGIRLETPNISGRMDNLRAAILRPQLRALPGQVDRWNARYRVLEDGLRGTPGLAVIERPEAETPVGSSFQFLLPGWSADAVGQVLERCAARGVELKWFGAPEPHGFTSRYDHWRYAEAPPMPATDRVLAGLLDMRVPLTFSIGDCAQIARIIRDVVTSAHNSAGIPGAGRPL, translated from the coding sequence ATGACCGAACGGTTCGCAGAAAAGTCCGCCGAGGTGTTCTCGGGCAGTTTCACCCAGCAGGAGCCGATCCCCGACGAGGCGATCGAGGCGGCGCTGGCGGTGCTGCGCCACGGGCGGCTGCACCGCTACAACCTGGCCGATGGCGAGGCGGGCGAAACCGCGTTGCTGGAACAGGACTTTGCCGCGATGACCGGCGCGCGCTATTGCCTGGCGGTGGCGTCGGGCGGCTATGCCCTGGCCACGGCGCTGCGCGCGCTGGGGGTGCGCCCGGGCGATGCGGTGCTGACCAACGCGTTCACGCTCGCCCCGGTGCCGGGCGCGATTGCCAGCCTGGGCGCCCGGCCCGTTTTCGTGGGCGTCACCGATGATCTGACCATCGACCTCGATGACCTGTCGGCCAAGGCGGGGCAGGCGGGGGTTCTGCTGCTCAGCCACATGCGCGGCCATATCTGCGACATGGACCGGCTGATGGAGATCTGCACCGGCGCCGGGCTGCGGGTGATCGAGGATTGCGCCCATACCATGGGCGCGGCCTGGAACGGGGTGCCGTCGGGCCGCCATGGCGACGTGGCCTGTTATTCCTGCCAGACCTACAAGCATGTCAATTCCGGCGAGGGCGGGTTGCTGATCACCGATGACGAGGACATCGCCGCCCGCGCGGTGATGCTGTCGGGCAGCTACATGCTCTATGAACGTCACCTCGCCGCACCCGCACCCGGCGCGTTCGCGGGGATCCGGCTCGAGACCCCCAACATCTCGGGGCGCATGGACAACCTGCGCGCCGCCATCCTGCGCCCGCAACTGCGCGCGCTGCCCGGACAGGTGGACCGCTGGAATGCCCGCTACCGGGTGCTGGAAGACGGTTTGCGCGGCACGCCGGGGCTCGCCGTGATCGAACGGCCGGAGGCGGAAACGCCGGTCGGGTCGTCGTTCCAGTTCCTGCTGCCGGGCTGGTCCGCCGACGCGGTCGGGCAGGTGCTGGAGCGCTGCGCCGCGCGCGGGGTCGAACTGAAATGGTTCGGCGCCCCCGAACCGCACGGGTTCACCTCGCGTTACGATCACTGGCGCTATGCCGAGGCGCCGCCGATGCCCGCGACCGACCGGGTGCTGGCGGGGCTGCTGGACATGCGCGTGCCGCTGACCTTTAGCATCGGGGATTGCGCGCAGATCGCCCGCATCATCCGCGACGTGGTCACATCGGCCCATAATTCCGCCGGTATCCCGGGTGCAGGTCGGCCGCTGTGA
- a CDS encoding M20 aminoacylase family protein yields MPVKNRFAELQDEITAWRRDIHENPELLFETHRTSTLVADKLREFGCDEITEGIGRTGVVGVIRGRSDTSGKVIGLRADMDALPILEATGLDYASKTPGAMHACGHDGHTAMLLGAARYLAETRNFDGTVVVIFQPAEEGGGGGKEMCDDGMMDRWGIQEVYGMHNWPGLPAGQFAIRPGPFFAATDQFDIHFEGRGGHAAKPHDTVDTTVMASQAVLALQTISSRNADPVDQVVVSVTSFETSSKAFNVIPQKVHLKGTVRTMSKEMRALAERRIKDICAGVAATFGGSVEVAYHKGYPVMANHPEQTSFAAEVAQSVAGNCDEAPLVMGGEDFAFMLEERPGAYVLVGNGDTAMVHHPEYNFNDDVIPAGCSWWAEIVERRMPAA; encoded by the coding sequence ATGCCGGTCAAGAACCGATTTGCCGAGCTTCAGGACGAAATCACCGCCTGGCGCCGGGACATTCACGAAAACCCGGAACTACTGTTCGAAACCCACCGCACCAGCACGCTGGTGGCGGACAAGCTGCGCGAATTCGGCTGCGACGAGATCACTGAAGGAATCGGGCGCACCGGGGTCGTCGGCGTGATCCGGGGCCGGTCCGATACCTCCGGCAAGGTGATTGGCCTGCGCGCCGACATGGACGCGCTGCCGATCCTCGAGGCGACCGGGCTCGACTATGCCTCGAAGACCCCCGGCGCGATGCATGCCTGCGGCCATGACGGGCACACGGCGATGCTGCTGGGGGCGGCACGCTACCTGGCCGAGACGCGCAATTTCGACGGCACGGTCGTGGTGATCTTCCAGCCCGCCGAAGAAGGCGGCGGCGGCGGCAAGGAGATGTGCGACGACGGCATGATGGACCGCTGGGGTATCCAGGAGGTCTATGGCATGCACAACTGGCCGGGCCTGCCGGCGGGCCAGTTCGCGATCCGTCCGGGGCCGTTCTTTGCCGCGACCGATCAGTTCGACATCCATTTCGAGGGCCGGGGCGGTCATGCCGCCAAGCCGCATGATACCGTCGACACCACGGTGATGGCATCGCAGGCGGTGCTCGCCCTGCAGACCATTTCCAGCCGCAACGCCGATCCGGTCGACCAGGTGGTGGTGTCGGTGACATCGTTCGAAACCTCGTCCAAGGCGTTCAACGTGATCCCGCAGAAGGTGCATCTGAAGGGCACCGTGCGCACCATGAGCAAAGAGATGCGGGCCCTGGCCGAACGCCGAATCAAGGATATCTGCGCCGGTGTCGCCGCCACCTTTGGCGGCAGCGTCGAGGTGGCCTATCACAAGGGCTATCCGGTGATGGCCAACCACCCCGAGCAGACAAGCTTCGCCGCGGAAGTGGCCCAGTCGGTGGCGGGCAATTGCGACGAGGCGCCGCTGGTGATGGGGGGCGAGGATTTCGCCTTCATGCTCGAGGAACGCCCCGGCGCCTATGTGCTGGTCGGCAATGGCGACACCGCGATGGTTCATCACCCGGAATACAACTTCAATGACGACGTGATCCCCGCCGGCTGTTCCTGGTGGGCCGAGATCGTCGAACGGCGGATGCCCGCGGCCTGA
- a CDS encoding 3-deoxy-D-manno-octulosonic acid transferase yields the protein MSADAPAPTPLYRIYRGASALLAPLAWASVSRKLRAHGVPPERMQERLGHASLDRPLGRLVWFHAASVGESLSVLTLIHRMGERLPDTEFLITSGTATSAEMIAGRMPPRCRHQFAPLDAAGPLTRFYDHWRPDAGIFVESEIWPNMLVIGHRRGVRLALLNARLSAKSVQGWRKWPDTARFVLDRFSVLFAQTRRTADDLIAMGADPARTHVGGNLKSAAAPPPVDADTLAEMRAALGGRPVWIGSSTHQGEEPAVLDAHRRLLEARPDLCLLLAPRHPERGDEVEALLRDAGFALARRSRGERPGVGTQVYLADTMGETGTWYALAPIVFLGASLVPKGGHNPFEPAMSGCALACGPHRENAADAYAGLAAAGGVALVTDGADLARQVALWLDDPTALAAARDAARSFARARGAAVDAVADRLCAALGLEG from the coding sequence ATGTCCGCAGACGCCCCCGCGCCCACGCCGCTCTATCGCATCTATCGCGGCGCCTCGGCGCTGCTGGCGCCGCTGGCCTGGGCCAGCGTGTCGCGCAAGCTGCGCGCCCATGGCGTGCCGCCCGAGCGGATGCAGGAACGGCTCGGCCATGCCAGCCTCGACCGGCCGCTGGGGCGGCTGGTCTGGTTTCACGCCGCCTCGGTCGGGGAAAGCCTGTCGGTGCTGACGCTGATCCACCGCATGGGCGAACGGCTGCCGGACACCGAGTTCCTGATCACCTCGGGCACCGCCACATCGGCCGAGATGATCGCCGGGCGGATGCCGCCGCGATGCCGCCACCAGTTCGCGCCGCTCGACGCGGCCGGGCCGCTGACGCGGTTCTACGATCACTGGCGTCCCGATGCGGGCATCTTCGTGGAAAGCGAGATCTGGCCCAACATGCTGGTGATCGGGCACAGGCGCGGGGTCAGGCTGGCGCTGCTGAATGCGCGGCTGTCGGCCAAATCGGTGCAGGGCTGGCGCAAATGGCCCGATACGGCGCGGTTCGTCCTCGACCGTTTCAGCGTCCTGTTCGCGCAGACACGCCGGACCGCCGACGACCTGATCGCGATGGGGGCCGACCCCGCGCGAACCCATGTGGGCGGCAACCTGAAATCCGCGGCCGCGCCGCCGCCGGTGGATGCGGATACGCTGGCCGAGATGCGGGCCGCGCTCGGCGGGCGTCCGGTCTGGATCGGCAGTTCGACCCACCAGGGCGAGGAACCGGCGGTGCTGGACGCCCATCGCCGCCTGCTGGAAGCCCGCCCCGATCTCTGCCTGCTGCTGGCCCCGCGCCACCCGGAGCGCGGCGACGAGGTCGAGGCGCTGTTGCGGGATGCGGGGTTTGCGCTCGCGCGGCGCAGCCGGGGCGAGAGGCCCGGTGTCGGCACGCAGGTCTACCTGGCCGACACGATGGGCGAAACCGGCACCTGGTATGCGCTGGCCCCGATCGTCTTTCTGGGGGCATCGCTGGTGCCGAAGGGCGGTCACAACCCGTTCGAACCGGCCATGTCGGGCTGCGCGCTGGCCTGTGGCCCGCATCGCGAAAACGCCGCCGACGCCTATGCGGGGCTCGCCGCGGCGGGCGGCGTGGCGCTGGTCACCGATGGCGCGGACCTGGCCCGGCAGGTGGCGCTCTGGCTCGACGATCCGACAGCCCTGGCCGCCGCCCGCGATGCCGCGCGCAGCTTTGCCCGCGCCCGGGGCGCGGCGGTGGATGCGGTGGCCGACCGGCTCTGCGCCGCGCTGGGGCTGGAGGGCTGA
- a CDS encoding glycosyltransferase family 4 protein, protein MPDLYVTNFNRNFTGVSATAANVIRQQALAHDLRLVGHPLPGCPAPIPAAQARRLSRTPPPGRPFAIWHVRRNPEMQTAIWARDMLRLPIRIVFTSAAQRRHSAWPRWLISRMDAVIATTDEAAAHVPNVRAVVPHGVDTELFVPAPDRAAAWRATGYGGDLGIATIGRVRPEKGTDLFVEAMVRLLPGLPGATALVLGRAAREHRGFLDTLKTQVASAGLTDRILFPGEIPAAKLPELMRALSLVMQLPRYEGYGMAPLEGMASGVPFVGSDTGFYRAFSAQGRCGTVVPVEAAAEAAAAASALLREPHRHVGAAAAARDTAVAGFSAAAEAAGIEAVYEQVLAGS, encoded by the coding sequence ATGCCCGATCTCTACGTCACCAACTTCAACCGCAACTTCACCGGTGTTTCGGCCACGGCGGCCAATGTGATCCGCCAGCAGGCACTGGCCCATGACCTGCGGCTGGTCGGGCATCCGCTGCCCGGCTGCCCCGCGCCGATCCCGGCCGCGCAGGCCCGCCGGCTGTCGCGCACCCCGCCGCCGGGCCGGCCCTTTGCCATCTGGCATGTCCGCCGCAATCCCGAGATGCAGACGGCGATCTGGGCCCGCGACATGCTGCGCCTGCCGATCCGCATCGTTTTCACCTCGGCGGCGCAGCGCCGCCATTCGGCATGGCCGCGCTGGCTGATCTCGCGCATGGACGCGGTGATCGCCACCACCGACGAGGCCGCCGCCCATGTCCCGAACGTGCGCGCCGTGGTGCCGCATGGCGTCGACACGGAGCTGTTCGTCCCCGCGCCCGATCGCGCCGCCGCCTGGCGGGCAACAGGCTATGGCGGCGATCTGGGCATCGCCACGATCGGCCGTGTCCGGCCGGAAAAGGGCACCGACCTGTTCGTCGAGGCGATGGTGCGGCTGCTGCCCGGCCTGCCCGGCGCCACAGCGCTGGTGCTGGGCCGCGCCGCGCGTGAACATCGCGGATTTCTCGACACGCTGAAAACCCAGGTCGCCTCGGCCGGCCTGACCGACCGGATCCTGTTTCCCGGCGAGATCCCGGCCGCGAAACTGCCCGAACTGATGCGGGCGCTGTCGCTGGTGATGCAATTGCCGCGCTATGAGGGCTATGGCATGGCGCCGCTGGAAGGCATGGCCAGCGGCGTGCCCTTCGTGGGCAGCGATACCGGGTTCTACCGCGCGTTTTCAGCCCAGGGACGGTGCGGGACCGTGGTGCCGGTCGAGGCCGCGGCGGAGGCCGCGGCAGCGGCCAGCGCCCTGCTGCGTGAACCGCACCGCCACGTCGGGGCCGCCGCCGCGGCCCGCGACACCGCCGTCGCCGGTTTCAGCGCCGCCGCCGAGGCGGCGGGCATCGAGGCGGTCTATGAACAGGTCCTGGCCGGGTCCTGA
- the moaA gene encoding GTP 3',8-cyclase MoaA: MSAPLIDPFARAITYLRVSVTDRCDFRCVYCMSENMTFLPKRDLLTLEELDRMCSAFVGLGVRKLRITGGEPLVRKDIMTFFRAMTRHLDSGALQELTLTTNGSQLERFADQLADAGVRRINISLDTLDEAKFADITRWGRLPQVMRGIDAAQRAGLRIKINAVALRGFNEAELPRMTEWCAERDMDLTWIEVMPMGDIGNENRLGQYWSLREVRAAYDARYTVTDLAERSGGPARYVRLEETGQKIGFITPLSHNFCESCNRVRLTCTGELYMCLGQEDRADLRAPLRAHPDDDAPLVDAIRAAIALKPKGHDFDYSRQKLDGQMSRHMSHTGG; this comes from the coding sequence ATGTCCGCGCCGCTCATAGACCCTTTTGCACGCGCCATTACCTATCTGCGCGTCTCGGTCACCGACCGATGCGATTTCCGCTGCGTCTATTGCATGTCGGAAAACATGACCTTCCTGCCAAAGCGCGACCTGCTGACGCTGGAGGAGCTCGACCGCATGTGTTCCGCCTTTGTCGGGCTGGGGGTGCGGAAACTGCGGATCACCGGGGGCGAACCGCTGGTGCGCAAGGACATCATGACCTTTTTCCGGGCGATGACCCGCCACCTGGACAGCGGCGCGCTGCAGGAACTGACCCTGACCACCAACGGGTCGCAGCTGGAACGTTTTGCCGACCAGCTGGCCGACGCGGGCGTGCGCCGGATCAACATCTCGCTCGACACGCTGGACGAGGCGAAATTTGCCGACATCACCCGCTGGGGCCGCCTGCCGCAGGTGATGCGCGGCATCGACGCCGCGCAGAGGGCCGGGTTGCGGATCAAGATCAACGCGGTGGCGCTTCGTGGCTTCAACGAGGCCGAACTGCCGCGCATGACCGAATGGTGCGCCGAACGCGACATGGACCTGACCTGGATCGAGGTGATGCCGATGGGCGATATCGGCAACGAGAACCGGCTGGGACAATACTGGTCGCTCAGGGAGGTGCGCGCCGCCTATGACGCCCGCTATACCGTGACCGATCTCGCCGAACGCTCGGGCGGGCCGGCGCGCTATGTGCGGCTGGAGGAAACCGGGCAGAAGATCGGCTTCATCACGCCGCTGTCCCACAATTTCTGCGAAAGCTGCAACCGCGTGCGGCTGACCTGCACCGGGGAACTCTACATGTGTCTGGGGCAGGAAGACCGGGCCGACCTGCGCGCACCCCTGCGGGCCCATCCCGATGACGATGCGCCGCTGGTCGACGCGATCCGCGCCGCCATCGCGCTGAAGCCCAAGGGCCATGATTTCGACTATTCCCGGCAAAAGCTCGACGGCCAGATGTCCCGGCACATGAGCCACACGGGCGGCTGA
- the glmS gene encoding glutamine--fructose-6-phosphate transaminase (isomerizing), with protein sequence MCGIVGVLGHHEVAPILVEALKRLEYRGYDSAGIATVDEGRLSRRRAVGKLVNLSDLLVHDPLPGKSGIGHTRWATHGEPSVANAHPHRAGRVAVVHNGIIENYRDLRAELAGAGIGFTTETDTETVALLTEHHMAQGDDPVTAAFRTLDRLDGAFALAFLFDGEEDLIVAARKGSPLAIGHGDGEMFVGSDAIALAPLTDRITYLEEGDRAVVTRTGVEIRDENGQLANRPAKRIRLDQTSVDKAGHKHFMAKEIAEQPAVIGAAVAHYLPAGAQSVQLPGDTVDFADVERLVMVACGTAYYACLTAKYWFEQLAGLPVEVDIASEFRYREPPVTPRTTAIFVSQSGETADTLAALRYCRDKADRILSVVNVPESSIARESDLALPILAGTEIGVASTKAFTCQLSVLLMLAIKAAADRGRLGEVEVADTISALRGLPAAINLALDQGKAIRRAARRLSEARDVLFLGRGLMYPLALEGALKLKEISYIHAEAYASGELKHGPIALIDKHMPVVVFAPRDALFDKTVSNMQEVMARKGKIVLVSDDAGIAGAGDGVWSAIRMPQVHPVLSPILYAIPAQLLAYHTAVAKGTDVDQPRNLAKSVTVE encoded by the coding sequence ATGTGTGGGATTGTCGGTGTTCTGGGCCATCACGAAGTGGCCCCCATCCTTGTCGAGGCGCTGAAACGGCTGGAATACCGGGGCTATGACAGCGCCGGCATCGCCACCGTGGACGAGGGCCGGCTGAGCCGCCGCCGCGCCGTGGGCAAGCTGGTGAACCTGTCCGACCTGCTGGTGCATGACCCCCTGCCCGGCAAATCCGGCATCGGCCACACCCGCTGGGCCACCCATGGCGAACCGTCGGTGGCCAACGCCCACCCGCACCGGGCCGGCCGCGTCGCCGTGGTGCATAACGGCATCATCGAGAATTATCGCGACCTGCGCGCCGAACTGGCCGGGGCCGGCATCGGGTTCACCACCGAAACCGACACCGAAACCGTGGCGCTGCTGACCGAACACCACATGGCGCAGGGTGACGATCCGGTCACCGCCGCCTTCCGCACGCTCGACCGGCTCGACGGCGCCTTTGCGCTCGCGTTCCTCTTTGACGGCGAAGAGGACCTGATCGTCGCCGCCCGCAAGGGATCGCCGCTGGCCATCGGCCATGGCGACGGCGAGATGTTCGTGGGATCGGACGCCATCGCGCTGGCGCCGCTGACCGACAGGATCACCTATCTCGAGGAAGGCGACCGCGCCGTGGTCACCCGCACGGGGGTCGAGATCCGCGACGAGAACGGACAGTTGGCCAACCGGCCCGCGAAACGGATCCGGCTGGATCAGACCAGCGTCGACAAGGCCGGGCACAAGCATTTCATGGCCAAGGAAATCGCCGAACAGCCCGCGGTGATCGGCGCGGCGGTCGCCCATTACCTGCCCGCCGGTGCGCAATCGGTGCAGCTGCCCGGAGACACGGTCGATTTCGCCGATGTCGAGCGGCTGGTGATGGTGGCCTGCGGCACGGCCTATTACGCCTGCCTGACCGCGAAATACTGGTTCGAACAACTGGCCGGGCTGCCGGTCGAGGTCGATATCGCCTCCGAGTTCCGCTATCGCGAACCCCCGGTCACGCCGCGCACCACCGCGATCTTCGTCAGCCAGTCAGGTGAAACCGCCGACACGCTGGCCGCGCTGCGCTATTGCCGGGACAAGGCCGATCGCATCCTGTCGGTGGTCAACGTGCCCGAAAGCTCGATCGCGAGGGAAAGCGACCTGGCGCTGCCGATCCTCGCCGGAACCGAGATCGGCGTCGCCTCGACCAAGGCGTTCACCTGCCAGCTTTCGGTGCTGCTGATGCTGGCGATCAAGGCCGCCGCCGACCGGGGCCGTCTGGGCGAGGTCGAGGTGGCCGACACCATCTCCGCGCTACGGGGGCTGCCCGCGGCCATCAACCTCGCGCTGGACCAGGGCAAGGCGATCCGCCGCGCCGCCCGGCGCCTGAGCGAAGCCCGCGACGTGCTGTTCCTGGGCCGGGGGCTGATGTATCCGCTGGCGCTTGAAGGGGCGCTAAAACTCAAGGAAATCAGCTATATACATGCCGAAGCTTATGCATCGGGCGAACTGAAGCACGGCCCCATCGCCCTGATCGACAAACACATGCCGGTGGTGGTGTTCGCCCCGCGCGACGCGCTGTTCGACAAGACGGTGTCGAACATGCAGGAGGTGATGGCGCGCAAGGGCAAGATCGTGCTGGTGTCGGATGATGCCGGCATCGCCGGGGCGGGCGATGGCGTCTGGTCGGCGATCCGGATGCCGCAGGTTCATCCGGTCCTGTCGCCGATCCTCTACGCGATCCCGGCGCAGCTGCTGGCCTATCACACCGCCGTGGCCAAGGGCACCGATGTCGACCAGCCGCGCAACCTGGCCAAGTCGGTGACGGTGGAATAG
- the glmU gene encoding bifunctional UDP-N-acetylglucosamine diphosphorylase/glucosamine-1-phosphate N-acetyltransferase GlmU, with the protein MPVALVILAAGQGTRMKSDLPKVLHRVAHAPLLAHAMRAGATLSPDRTVVVMGHGADAVADAAHEIDGDAHVVIQTERKGTAHAVDQARDALKDFDGDVVVLYGDTPFIRPETLDSMVAARATHDIVILGFDAADPGRYGRLVTDGDRLDRIVEFKDATDEERAITLCNSGVLACDAATLFDLIAGVGNDNASGEYYLTDIVALARERGLSATAVTCDEVETMGVNSRADLATAEAVFQRRARAALLDAGVTLLAPETVFLSHDTVIGRDAVIEQNVVFGPGVTVETGALIHPFTHLEHCHVSRGAEIGPFTRLRPGAELAENVKVGNFVEIKNSEIAAGAKVNHLSYVGDASVGERANIGAGTITCNYDGVMKHRTTIGADAFIGSDTMLVAPVTVGNRAMTASGAVITADVEDGALAMARTPQQNKPGRAIRLMEMLRAKKARRDQETG; encoded by the coding sequence ATGCCCGTTGCTCTTGTCATCCTCGCCGCCGGCCAGGGGACGCGGATGAAATCGGACCTGCCCAAGGTTCTGCACAGGGTCGCCCACGCGCCGCTGCTGGCCCATGCGATGCGGGCGGGCGCGACGCTGTCGCCGGATCGCACCGTGGTGGTGATGGGCCATGGCGCCGACGCGGTGGCGGATGCCGCGCATGAGATCGACGGCGATGCCCATGTGGTGATCCAGACCGAGCGCAAGGGCACCGCCCACGCGGTCGACCAGGCCCGCGACGCGCTGAAGGATTTCGACGGCGACGTGGTCGTGCTCTATGGCGACACCCCGTTCATCCGGCCCGAGACGCTGGACAGCATGGTCGCGGCCCGGGCGACGCATGACATCGTGATCCTGGGGTTCGACGCCGCCGATCCCGGCCGCTACGGCCGGCTGGTCACCGATGGCGACAGGCTCGACCGGATCGTCGAATTCAAGGACGCCACCGACGAGGAACGCGCCATCACGCTGTGCAACAGCGGGGTGCTGGCCTGCGACGCGGCCACGCTGTTCGACCTGATCGCGGGGGTCGGCAACGACAATGCCTCGGGCGAATACTACCTCACCGACATCGTGGCGCTGGCGCGTGAACGCGGCCTGTCCGCCACCGCCGTCACCTGCGACGAGGTTGAGACGATGGGCGTGAATTCGCGCGCCGACCTGGCCACCGCCGAGGCGGTGTTCCAGCGCCGCGCCCGCGCGGCGCTGCTCGACGCCGGGGTGACCCTGCTGGCGCCCGAGACGGTGTTCCTGTCCCATGACACCGTGATCGGCCGAGACGCGGTGATCGAACAGAACGTGGTGTTCGGACCCGGCGTGACGGTGGAAACCGGGGCGCTGATCCACCCGTTCACCCATCTCGAACACTGCCATGTCAGCCGCGGCGCCGAGATCGGGCCGTTCACCCGGCTGCGCCCCGGCGCAGAGCTGGCCGAGAACGTCAAGGTCGGCAATTTCGTCGAGATCAAGAATTCCGAGATCGCCGCCGGCGCCAAGGTCAACCACCTGAGCTATGTCGGCGACGCGAGCGTCGGGGAACGCGCCAATATCGGCGCCGGCACCATCACCTGCAACTACGACGGCGTGATGAAGCACCGCACCACCATCGGCGCCGACGCCTTCATCGGCTCGGATACGATGCTGGTGGCGCCCGTCACCGTGGGCAACCGGGCGATGACCGCCAGCGGCGCCGTCATCACCGCGGATGTCGAGGACGGCGCGCTGGCGATGGCGCGGACGCCGCAGCAGAACAAGCCGGGCCGCGCGATCCGGCTGATGGAAATGTTGCGGGCCAAGAAAGCCCGCCGCGACCAGGAGACAGGTTGA
- a CDS encoding DNA alkylation repair protein: MTPDEALSALRARIEPGRAEGQAKYHKQSREVLGIPNPALNEITKAWRQQLGVEARVALAHALWQTDIFEARIAAAKLLTQARIRPDAAAWALIESWVPDFDSWAIADHACMAGQKRLLADPARLDTVESWTGSDHMWTRRAALVITLPWAKMNNPKPDDLARRDRILGWAAAYVADPERGRDWFIQKSVAWWLRDLSKRNPDRVRGFLDAHGAAMKPFARREAAKYLTG, translated from the coding sequence ATGACACCGGACGAGGCGCTGTCCGCGCTCAGGGCGCGTATCGAACCCGGCCGCGCCGAGGGCCAGGCGAAGTACCACAAGCAGAGCCGCGAGGTTCTCGGCATCCCCAACCCCGCGCTGAACGAGATCACCAAGGCCTGGCGGCAGCAGCTCGGCGTCGAGGCCCGCGTCGCGCTGGCCCATGCGCTCTGGCAAACCGACATCTTCGAGGCCCGGATCGCCGCCGCCAAGCTGCTGACCCAGGCCCGTATCCGCCCCGACGCCGCCGCCTGGGCCTTGATCGAAAGCTGGGTGCCGGATTTCGACAGCTGGGCGATTGCCGATCACGCCTGCATGGCCGGACAGAAACGGCTGCTCGCCGATCCGGCGCGACTCGATACCGTCGAGTCCTGGACCGGGTCGGACCACATGTGGACCCGCCGGGCGGCGCTGGTGATCACCCTGCCCTGGGCCAAGATGAACAACCCCAAGCCCGACGATCTGGCCCGGCGCGACCGCATCCTCGGCTGGGCCGCCGCCTATGTGGCGGATCCCGAACGCGGCCGCGACTGGTTCATTCAGAAATCGGTCGCGTGGTGGCTGCGCGACCTGTCGAAACGCAACCCCGACCGCGTGCGCGGGTTTCTCGACGCCCATGGCGCGGCGATGAAACCCTTTGCCCGGCGCGAGGCGGCGAAATACCTGACCGGCTGA
- a CDS encoding HAD-IA family hydrolase, protein MRTVIFDLDGTLADTSGDLIAAANACFRRMGEGDVLDAGRDAAVALRGGRMMLTHGLKRLGRFDAGVVDRFYPVLLDAYAQAIDTHTTFYPGALAAVAELRARGYGVGICTNKPEALAQQLLENLGVREAFDSLVGADTLPVRKPDPAPLREAARRAGGDPARCLLVGDSDTDRDTARAAGVPSVLVSFGPAGDDMAALDPEALLTHFDHLPDLADRLLGRNRAAAGA, encoded by the coding sequence ATGCGCACCGTGATTTTCGACCTTGACGGAACGCTGGCGGATACCTCGGGCGATCTGATCGCGGCGGCCAATGCCTGTTTTCGCCGGATGGGCGAGGGCGATGTGCTGGATGCGGGCCGTGACGCGGCGGTGGCGCTGCGCGGCGGGCGGATGATGCTCACCCACGGGCTGAAGCGGCTGGGCCGGTTCGATGCCGGGGTCGTCGACCGGTTCTATCCGGTGCTGCTCGACGCCTATGCGCAGGCGATCGACACCCATACGACATTTTATCCCGGCGCGCTCGCGGCGGTGGCGGAACTGCGCGCGCGCGGCTATGGCGTCGGTATCTGCACCAACAAGCCCGAGGCGCTGGCGCAGCAGTTGCTGGAAAATCTCGGCGTGCGCGAGGCGTTCGATTCGCTGGTCGGCGCCGATACGCTGCCGGTGCGCAAACCCGACCCCGCGCCCCTGCGCGAGGCGGCGCGGCGGGCCGGCGGCGATCCGGCGCGCTGCCTGCTGGTCGGCGACAGCGACACCGACCGCGACACCGCGCGTGCGGCGGGCGTGCCATCGGTGCTGGTCAGTTTCGGCCCGGCGGGCGATGACATGGCGGCGCTCGACCCCGAGGCGCTGCTGACCCATTTCGATCATCTGCCGGACCTGGCGGACCGCCTGCTCGGGCGCAACCGGGCCGCCGCCGGGGCTTGA